In Croceicoccus sp. Ery15, a genomic segment contains:
- a CDS encoding TonB-dependent receptor produces MKNRKAYSIVLFTATALTPHLALAQDADTPEAQEAKAEDQTGLGDIVVTATRREARLQDVPVAVTAITGDALASADVSTVRTLTQVVPGFVGSRNMGVFQPVVRGVGSTGISIGDEPNIATYVDGVYQPESAANWIDLVEVERVEVLRGPQGTTFGRNATGGLINVITPDPSFNFRGKATARLGRMRNDAGDYDARFYVTGPLSDSVAADFAGLYRKNEGYITDLIRGGGLGDQRVIDLRSKVLFRASDALDIILTGEYFDQKGTTNSPQPLDGNTAGRRFAGVILPTDAWQASLTKEPTLDLKRYSAALHTRLDLGSVALDTTTGYMLLRWDQDTDSDASNIELGNFLAEFNVESISQEIKLNSADPGPFQWLVGGYFYQFGGNAFLQPWTAASPDLPLSGPTVEPELEGRSFAGFAEGTYELLSGLFLTIGARYTTETRNFTQQINGNVVVNDAEETFNKFNYKLGVRYEITDNTSVYATYSTAFKSGVFNMAAASATAVDPENISAAEFGIKSDPLDWLRTNLSIYYYDYQDLQLQAKDAIGPSYILQNAANAEIYGGEFEVFVRPVADLTLRSAVAYTHARYQDFPDAQGFFPRADGGNDVVTFDASDNVMTRAPEWSGNFGIDWGSDVGDGRITFAGNLSWSSRVYYDFANLFSQPSYTLINGSVSWTPESERFKIGLWVTNLTNEKVLQTVRPGALSTDGFYEQPRKIGISIETKL; encoded by the coding sequence GTGAAAAACAGAAAAGCGTATTCGATCGTTTTGTTCACGGCAACGGCGCTGACGCCGCACCTGGCTCTGGCGCAGGATGCCGACACCCCTGAAGCGCAAGAAGCAAAGGCCGAAGATCAAACCGGTCTGGGCGACATCGTCGTCACCGCCACTCGTCGCGAAGCGCGGCTCCAAGACGTGCCGGTGGCGGTGACCGCGATCACTGGCGACGCGTTGGCCTCTGCCGACGTCTCCACGGTCAGGACGCTGACGCAGGTGGTGCCCGGTTTCGTCGGCAGCCGCAACATGGGCGTGTTCCAGCCGGTCGTCCGCGGCGTCGGTTCGACGGGTATCTCAATTGGCGACGAACCCAATATAGCGACTTATGTGGACGGCGTCTATCAACCGGAATCGGCTGCGAACTGGATCGACCTGGTCGAGGTCGAGCGTGTCGAGGTCCTGCGGGGACCGCAAGGCACCACATTCGGCCGAAACGCGACCGGCGGGCTGATCAATGTAATCACGCCCGATCCAAGCTTTAATTTCCGGGGTAAAGCGACGGCGCGCTTGGGGCGGATGCGGAATGATGCGGGAGATTACGATGCCCGTTTTTATGTCACCGGTCCTTTAAGCGACTCGGTCGCAGCCGATTTCGCCGGACTTTACCGTAAGAATGAGGGATACATTACCGACTTGATACGGGGAGGTGGCTTGGGTGACCAGCGGGTCATCGATCTCCGCAGCAAGGTACTTTTTAGAGCCAGCGACGCCCTCGACATTATCTTGACCGGAGAGTATTTCGATCAAAAAGGCACCACGAACTCTCCTCAGCCGCTTGATGGCAATACGGCAGGCCGCAGGTTCGCCGGCGTCATCCTTCCGACGGACGCTTGGCAGGCTTCGCTCACGAAGGAGCCGACTCTCGACCTAAAGCGCTACTCGGCGGCGCTCCACACACGGCTCGATCTCGGGTCTGTCGCGCTAGATACGACGACAGGGTACATGTTGCTGCGCTGGGATCAGGACACCGATTCCGACGCCTCGAACATCGAGCTCGGCAATTTCCTAGCAGAGTTCAATGTCGAATCCATCAGCCAAGAGATTAAGCTAAATTCGGCTGATCCGGGTCCATTCCAGTGGCTCGTCGGGGGCTATTTCTATCAGTTCGGGGGGAACGCCTTCCTCCAGCCATGGACTGCCGCAAGTCCCGATCTTCCTCTTAGTGGTCCCACGGTGGAACCTGAGCTTGAAGGCCGCTCATTCGCGGGCTTCGCGGAAGGAACCTATGAGTTGCTCTCCGGCCTGTTCTTGACAATCGGCGCCCGCTACACCACCGAAACGCGCAATTTTACACAGCAAATCAATGGAAACGTCGTCGTCAACGACGCCGAAGAGACCTTCAACAAGTTCAACTACAAACTCGGCGTTCGCTACGAGATCACCGATAACACCAGCGTTTACGCCACTTACAGCACCGCGTTCAAGAGCGGGGTGTTCAATATGGCCGCAGCGAGCGCGACGGCGGTCGATCCCGAGAATATCAGCGCCGCAGAGTTCGGCATCAAATCCGATCCGCTCGACTGGTTGCGGACGAACCTGTCGATTTACTACTACGATTACCAGGATCTCCAGCTACAGGCGAAAGACGCCATCGGTCCTAGTTACATCCTGCAAAACGCCGCCAACGCGGAAATCTACGGCGGCGAGTTCGAGGTTTTCGTCCGTCCCGTAGCAGACCTGACGCTGCGGAGCGCGGTAGCGTATACCCACGCCCGTTATCAGGATTTCCCCGATGCCCAGGGCTTCTTTCCGCGCGCCGACGGCGGCAACGACGTGGTGACATTCGACGCTTCGGACAATGTCATGACCCGGGCCCCCGAATGGTCCGGCAACTTCGGCATCGACTGGGGCAGTGACGTCGGCGATGGTCGTATCACTTTCGCAGGTAACCTGTCCTGGAGCTCACGGGTCTATTACGACTTCGCGAACCTCTTCTCGCAACCGTCCTACACGCTCATCAACGGGTCGGTCAGTTGGACGCCCGAGAGCGAGCGATTCAAGATCGGGTTGTGGGTCACCAACCTCACCAACGAGAAGGTGCTGCAGACGGTCCGGCCCGGCGCACTCAGCACCGACGGGTTCTATGAACAACCTCGTAAGATTGGAATTTCAATCGAGACCAAGTTGTAA
- a CDS encoding 2-hydroxychromene-2-carboxylate isomerase → MTRTIDFYFDFISPFSYLAQLKLPEIARAAGCEVDYWPIDIPEAKIAAGNYGPSNREVLPKIKVMKADLERWAERYGVPLNFPASFDCAHWNCAVLYARKHGRAEQFVTDAYRRIWGQGIDPRDRGELAACATAAGLDADALLAFVDSPIGQNEYRKARSQAIQRGVFGAPMMFVDDQIFWGNDRLDFLSEYLNQ, encoded by the coding sequence ATGACCCGCACGATCGACTTCTACTTCGATTTCATCAGCCCGTTCAGCTACCTTGCGCAGCTCAAGCTGCCGGAAATCGCCCGGGCGGCGGGGTGCGAGGTCGACTACTGGCCGATCGACATACCCGAAGCCAAGATTGCCGCCGGCAACTATGGACCCTCGAACCGCGAGGTCCTGCCCAAGATCAAGGTGATGAAAGCCGATCTCGAACGTTGGGCCGAGCGCTATGGCGTGCCCCTCAACTTTCCGGCCAGCTTCGACTGCGCACACTGGAATTGCGCGGTCCTGTACGCCCGAAAGCACGGCAGGGCTGAACAGTTCGTGACCGACGCGTATCGCCGGATCTGGGGCCAGGGCATCGATCCGCGTGACCGCGGCGAACTCGCCGCTTGCGCGACAGCGGCAGGCCTCGATGCCGATGCGCTGCTGGCATTCGTCGATTCTCCGATCGGACAGAACGAATATCGCAAGGCCCGGAGCCAGGCGATCCAGCGCGGCGTGTTCGGTGCCCCAATGATGTTTGTCGACGACCAGATTTTCTGGGGAAATGACAGGTTGGATTTTCTTTCTGAATACTTGAACCAATAG
- a CDS encoding Rieske 2Fe-2S domain-containing protein, producing the protein MSIRQQTDAFDQAPSTAGCRVPYRVFTDRQYYDREQENIFKGNCWSFVGLEAEVPQAGDFKSTFVGETPVILTRDSDGSLHVVVNRCAHRGALVCREMRGNRASLECVYHQWAYDLKGNLIGVPFRRGLKGQGGMPGDFDMSQHNLRQLRTETVGGLVFASFSETVESCRDFLGPIVVEQIERIMCKPITVLGDQRQRIRGNWKLYAENTRDPYHASLLHLFHNTFGLYRSTQTGEALMDANKRHSLLYSIAASNDDAADKQAYGDARTFDTEFKLQDMSLLKGRQEFADNVTLVILAVYPNLVLQQIQNTLAVRQTVTYGPDEFELVWTHFGYQDDDAEMQAIRLKQANLIGPAGLISMEDGEAVEIVQDAIVGEASATSYIAMGGGRAEDADHLVTEGAIIGFWDNYREMVGFDLEPA; encoded by the coding sequence ATGTCCATTCGCCAGCAAACAGACGCCTTCGATCAAGCCCCGTCCACTGCAGGATGCCGGGTTCCGTACCGCGTTTTCACCGATCGCCAGTACTACGATCGCGAACAGGAGAACATTTTCAAGGGTAACTGCTGGTCCTTCGTCGGACTTGAGGCTGAAGTTCCGCAGGCGGGTGATTTCAAATCGACCTTCGTGGGCGAAACACCGGTGATCCTCACGCGCGACAGCGACGGCTCGTTGCATGTCGTGGTCAATCGCTGCGCCCATCGCGGTGCCCTGGTCTGCCGCGAAATGCGCGGCAACCGCGCAAGCCTGGAATGCGTCTACCACCAATGGGCCTACGATCTGAAGGGGAACCTGATCGGGGTTCCCTTCCGCCGCGGCCTTAAGGGACAGGGCGGGATGCCGGGCGATTTCGACATGTCCCAGCACAATCTTCGCCAGCTGCGCACCGAAACCGTTGGCGGTCTGGTGTTTGCCTCTTTCTCCGAAACTGTCGAATCCTGCCGCGATTTCCTCGGTCCGATCGTGGTTGAGCAGATCGAGCGGATCATGTGCAAGCCGATCACCGTGCTGGGCGACCAGCGCCAGCGGATACGCGGGAACTGGAAGCTCTACGCCGAGAACACCCGCGATCCCTACCACGCCAGCCTGCTGCACCTGTTCCACAACACGTTTGGTCTCTATCGCTCGACCCAGACAGGTGAGGCATTGATGGATGCCAACAAACGCCACTCGCTGCTCTATTCGATCGCGGCCAGCAACGACGATGCCGCCGACAAGCAGGCCTATGGCGATGCGCGCACCTTCGACACCGAATTCAAGCTGCAGGACATGTCGCTGCTGAAAGGTCGGCAGGAGTTCGCGGATAACGTCACGCTGGTGATCCTTGCGGTCTACCCCAATCTGGTCCTTCAGCAGATCCAGAACACGCTCGCGGTGCGCCAGACGGTGACCTACGGGCCGGATGAATTCGAGCTCGTCTGGACCCATTTCGGCTACCAGGACGACGATGCGGAAATGCAGGCCATCCGGCTCAAGCAAGCCAACCTGATCGGCCCCGCCGGGCTCATTTCGATGGAAGACGGCGAAGCGGTGGAAATTGTCCAGGACGCCATCGTCGGCGAGGCAAGCGCGACGTCCTACATCGCGATGGGTGGCGGCCGAGCGGAGGATGCCGACCATCTCGTCACCGAGGGCGCGATCATCGGCTTCTGGGACAACTATCGGGAGATGGTCGGATTCGACCTTGAGCCCGCATGA
- a CDS encoding aromatic-ring-hydroxylating dioxygenase subunit beta: protein MMGLPTLEQMQLQHAAAQVNALHAELIDDDRLEEWPDLFEENCRYSVISAENHNRSLNLAAVFCDSRGMLVDRIVSLRRANIFPAHSYRHILGPTRVKSTSGQIVTAQTNYVVLMTRNDGQTSIYNSGKYVDEIDVSGAAPRFLSKTAIFDTHLIDTMMVRPI, encoded by the coding sequence ATGATGGGCCTTCCCACCCTTGAGCAGATGCAGTTACAGCATGCCGCTGCGCAGGTCAATGCGCTTCACGCGGAACTGATCGATGACGACCGGTTGGAAGAATGGCCCGACCTGTTCGAGGAAAATTGTCGATACAGTGTGATCTCTGCGGAGAACCACAATCGTTCGCTGAATCTGGCCGCGGTGTTCTGCGACAGCCGCGGCATGCTGGTCGATCGCATCGTGTCTTTGCGCCGCGCCAACATTTTTCCCGCGCACAGCTACCGGCATATTCTCGGTCCGACCCGCGTGAAGTCGACGAGCGGGCAGATCGTCACCGCACAGACCAACTATGTGGTCCTGATGACGCGCAACGACGGTCAGACGTCGATCTACAATTCCGGAAAATATGTCGATGAAATCGACGTTTCCGGGGCTGCCCCGCGCTTCCTTTCCAAGACCGCGATCTTCGACACCCACCTCATCGATACGATGATGGTCCGCCCGATCTAG
- a CDS encoding non-heme iron oxygenase ferredoxin subunit, with protein sequence MSKNLRLCEVADVKDGEPVAAFAEGMPALAVYNVDGEIFVTDNLCTHGNAMLTDGYQDGDVIECPFHGGSFDIKTGAANAFPCQVAIVSYPVEIEDGWVCITKPEGAA encoded by the coding sequence ATGTCGAAAAACTTACGCCTTTGTGAAGTCGCCGACGTGAAGGACGGTGAGCCGGTCGCGGCCTTCGCCGAAGGGATGCCTGCGCTCGCTGTATACAATGTCGATGGCGAGATCTTCGTTACCGACAATCTCTGCACCCACGGCAATGCCATGCTTACCGACGGGTACCAGGACGGCGATGTCATCGAATGTCCGTTTCACGGCGGCTCGTTCGACATCAAGACGGGGGCGGCCAATGCCTTTCCCTGCCAGGTGGCGATCGTCTCATATCCGGTCGAAATCGAGGATGGCTGGGTCTGCATCACGAAGCCCGAAGGGGCGGCATGA
- the bphC gene encoding biphenyl-2,3-diol 1,2-dioxygenase, producing the protein MSVVTELGYLGLTVSDLAAWRAYAAEVAGMEVVDEGEGDRLYLRMDLWHHRIVLHADGSDDLAYMGWRVAGPQEFAAMQEKLSAAKIPFTVGTEAEARERRVLGLLKLADPGGNPTEIFFGPQVDTHKPFHPGRPMFGKFLTGSQGIGHCILRQDDVEAAAQFYELLGLRGSVEYLLHLPNGMVAQPYFMHCNERQHSVAFGLGPMEKRINHLMFEYTDLDDLGMAHDIVREKKIDVALQLGKHANDQALTFYCANPSGWLWEFGWGARQAPSQQEYYTRDIFGHGNEAAGYGMDIPLL; encoded by the coding sequence ATGTCGGTCGTCACCGAACTCGGCTATCTTGGTCTTACCGTTTCCGATCTCGCTGCCTGGCGCGCTTACGCCGCCGAAGTCGCCGGCATGGAAGTCGTCGATGAAGGCGAAGGGGACCGGCTCTATCTGCGGATGGACCTTTGGCATCACCGCATCGTCCTGCACGCTGATGGCAGCGATGACCTGGCCTACATGGGCTGGCGCGTGGCCGGGCCGCAGGAATTCGCCGCGATGCAGGAAAAGCTGAGCGCGGCGAAAATCCCCTTCACCGTGGGCACCGAAGCCGAGGCGCGCGAACGCCGGGTTCTCGGGCTGCTCAAGCTGGCCGATCCGGGCGGCAACCCGACCGAGATTTTCTTCGGCCCCCAGGTCGATACGCACAAGCCGTTTCATCCCGGACGCCCGATGTTCGGCAAGTTCCTGACCGGCTCGCAAGGGATCGGGCACTGCATCCTGCGCCAGGACGATGTCGAGGCGGCGGCCCAGTTCTATGAACTGCTCGGCCTGCGCGGGTCGGTTGAATACCTTCTCCACCTGCCCAACGGCATGGTCGCCCAGCCCTATTTCATGCACTGCAACGAGCGCCAGCACTCGGTAGCCTTCGGCCTCGGACCGATGGAAAAGCGCATCAACCACCTGATGTTCGAATACACCGATCTCGACGATCTCGGGATGGCCCATGACATTGTGCGTGAGAAGAAGATCGACGTCGCGCTCCAGCTGGGCAAGCACGCCAACGACCAGGCCTTGACTTTTTACTGCGCTAACCCGTCGGGTTGGCTGTGGGAATTTGGCTGGGGTGCGCGCCAGGCGCCGAGCCAGCAGGAATACTACACCCGCGACATCTTCGGGCACGGGAACGAGGCAGCCGGATACGGGATGGACATTCCGCTGCTCTGA
- a CDS encoding Rieske 2Fe-2S domain-containing protein has translation MELTEKIGGRIADLQGLKERMRAWLKKDHERGIFQLDRAAFTEAALFELEMKYIFERNWVYLAHESQIAKPNDFITTKIGRVPILVTRDKTGEVRAFVNACSHRGARICRERAGNKRNHMCPFHGWTFSSGGDLLDVTDESIGGYPEAFNRADFGLQPVARVESYRGFIFGSLSADVVPLVDHLAGARDFIDILVDQSKSGAMEVLPGTNRYRYHGNWKMQVENGLDGYHVMTTHANYFMTVQRRVEGVSKNETKAISFDGFTARDGGSFSFHNGHTVLWADYANYMDRPNFEILDWLEESYGAEKAKWMNKRIRNLQLFPNVFLMDQTSTQIRIIQPLAVDETEVSTVCIAPVGESAEARALRLRQYEDFFNSTGMATPDDLTEFNNCQTGFGAGEGRYNEMSRGSTRWDTGPGKFGEPLDLNVVLSSPAVADEGLYVAIHDEWLTLMEKAIDSECSELAAFLERSLEKA, from the coding sequence ATGGAACTCACTGAGAAAATCGGCGGCAGGATTGCCGACTTGCAGGGCTTGAAAGAGCGCATGCGCGCTTGGCTCAAGAAGGATCACGAGCGCGGGATCTTCCAGCTGGACCGCGCCGCTTTCACCGAAGCTGCGCTGTTTGAGCTCGAGATGAAGTACATCTTCGAGCGCAACTGGGTCTATCTGGCGCATGAGAGCCAGATCGCTAAACCTAACGATTTCATCACGACCAAGATCGGGCGCGTTCCTATCCTGGTCACCCGTGACAAGACGGGAGAGGTCCGAGCCTTCGTCAATGCGTGTTCGCACCGTGGCGCGCGCATTTGCCGCGAGCGGGCCGGGAACAAGCGCAACCACATGTGCCCGTTCCATGGTTGGACGTTCTCGTCCGGGGGCGACCTGTTGGACGTCACCGATGAGAGCATCGGGGGCTATCCGGAGGCATTCAATCGCGCTGATTTCGGGCTTCAGCCGGTCGCCCGGGTGGAAAGCTACCGTGGCTTCATTTTTGGCAGCCTCTCCGCCGATGTCGTCCCGCTGGTCGATCACCTCGCCGGCGCGCGGGATTTCATCGATATCTTGGTGGACCAGTCGAAGTCCGGCGCAATGGAAGTTTTGCCCGGAACCAACCGCTACCGCTATCACGGCAACTGGAAGATGCAGGTCGAGAACGGGCTCGACGGTTATCACGTCATGACCACGCACGCCAACTACTTCATGACGGTTCAGCGCCGCGTCGAAGGCGTTTCGAAGAACGAAACCAAGGCGATTAGCTTCGACGGCTTCACCGCGCGCGATGGCGGGTCGTTCTCGTTCCACAACGGACACACTGTGTTGTGGGCCGACTATGCCAACTACATGGATCGCCCCAATTTCGAGATCCTCGACTGGCTCGAAGAGTCCTACGGCGCCGAAAAGGCCAAGTGGATGAACAAGCGCATCCGCAACCTGCAGCTGTTTCCCAACGTCTTCCTGATGGACCAGACCAGCACGCAGATCCGCATCATCCAGCCGCTGGCGGTGGATGAGACCGAAGTCAGCACGGTGTGCATCGCCCCGGTCGGCGAAAGCGCCGAGGCGCGGGCCCTGCGGCTGCGTCAGTATGAGGATTTCTTCAATTCGACCGGCATGGCGACCCCGGACGACCTGACCGAATTCAACAACTGCCAGACCGGCTTTGGCGCCGGCGAAGGCCGCTACAACGAGATGTCGCGCGGTTCGACGCGCTGGGACACCGGCCCGGGCAAGTTCGGCGAGCCGCTCGATTTAAATGTGGTGCTGAGCAGCCCGGCGGTTGCCGACGAAGGCCTCTATGTGGCGATCCATGACGAGTGGCTCACGCTCATGGAAAAGGCCATCGACAGCGAGTGCAGCGAGCTTGCCGCCTTCCTTGAGCGTTCGCTGGAGAAGGCATGA
- a CDS encoding aromatic-ring-hydroxylating dioxygenase subunit beta, whose protein sequence is MMTAFHSRWLAVSRFIGQEAMALDDKDWDAWLALYHEDAEYWVPAWDDHERPTADPQNEVSLIYYPNRGGLEDRVFRIRTRRSAASTPQPRTVHQFSLLSAEESDGQVHARTSWTTVSVLEGKVATLSGWAFYDLESRDDTFVIRRKKTVVVTDLFQEIADVYSL, encoded by the coding sequence ATGATGACCGCATTCCATTCGCGCTGGCTGGCGGTTTCCCGCTTCATCGGTCAGGAAGCCATGGCGCTTGACGACAAGGACTGGGATGCCTGGCTGGCGCTCTATCACGAAGATGCGGAATACTGGGTTCCAGCCTGGGACGATCACGAACGGCCGACTGCGGATCCGCAGAACGAAGTCTCGCTGATCTACTATCCCAACCGGGGCGGGCTTGAGGATCGGGTGTTTCGGATCAGGACCCGGCGCTCGGCGGCGAGCACGCCGCAGCCACGCACGGTTCACCAGTTCTCCCTGCTGTCTGCTGAGGAGAGCGATGGCCAGGTGCATGCGCGGACGTCTTGGACCACGGTTTCGGTGCTGGAAGGAAAAGTCGCCACTCTCAGCGGGTGGGCCTTCTATGACCTCGAATCTCGGGATGATACGTTCGTGATCCGCCGCAAGAAGACGGTTGTCGTCACCGACCTGTTCCAAGAAATAGCCGATGTCTACAGCCTCTGA
- a CDS encoding PdxA family protein, with protein sequence MSTASERVRPVVGTMIGDPAGIGPEVAVRALADGAVHADSIPVLVGSAAAVERALDFTGIKARLRVMRSFEKPSDDPAIIDVIDTGALPDGVLPLGEDTEAAGHATAQWLDELDALARDGSFAATIMGPISTGSLKLAKKLDRVISPTPGESYLVLLTGPLRVAHLTDHMSLRQVIDVISADLVATAVGQLHEAMRSWGIARPRIAVAGLNPHAMGDEDRLEIAPGVEAARARGIDVEGPIAPDSVFRQCIEGRYDMVLAMFHDQGHIAVKTWGFSGNSVIIMGPPYLHMSVAHGTAYDIVGTGRADAAMMLSAMRICGRLASGRGFEQA encoded by the coding sequence ATGTCTACAGCCTCTGAGCGGGTGCGCCCCGTCGTCGGGACGATGATCGGCGATCCCGCCGGGATCGGACCGGAAGTGGCGGTCAGGGCGCTGGCCGACGGTGCCGTCCACGCGGATTCGATCCCCGTGCTGGTCGGGTCTGCTGCGGCGGTAGAGCGGGCGCTCGATTTCACTGGCATCAAGGCACGGCTGCGGGTGATGCGCAGCTTCGAAAAACCCAGCGACGATCCCGCGATCATCGACGTTATCGATACCGGCGCGCTGCCCGATGGCGTTCTGCCCCTGGGCGAGGACACCGAGGCCGCCGGGCACGCCACCGCGCAATGGCTGGATGAGCTCGACGCGTTGGCCCGCGACGGTTCTTTCGCCGCCACGATCATGGGGCCGATCAGCACTGGTTCGCTTAAACTGGCCAAGAAGCTCGACAGGGTCATCAGCCCGACCCCGGGCGAAAGCTATCTGGTGCTGCTGACCGGGCCGCTCAGGGTTGCGCATCTCACCGACCACATGTCGCTGCGCCAGGTGATCGACGTCATTTCAGCCGATCTCGTCGCCACGGCGGTGGGGCAATTGCACGAAGCCATGCGATCGTGGGGCATCGCCCGCCCGCGGATCGCGGTTGCCGGCCTCAACCCACATGCCATGGGTGACGAGGATCGCCTTGAGATCGCACCCGGGGTCGAAGCGGCGCGGGCCAGGGGCATCGATGTCGAAGGGCCGATCGCGCCCGATTCGGTCTTCCGCCAGTGCATCGAGGGCCGTTACGACATGGTCCTCGCGATGTTCCACGATCAGGGCCACATCGCTGTCAAGACCTGGGGCTTTTCGGGCAACAGCGTGATCATCATGGGGCCGCCGTACCTGCACATGTCGGTGGCCCATGGCACCGCCTACGACATCGTCGGTACCGGCAGAGCCGATGCCGCGATGATGCTGAGCGCGATGCGCATTTGCGGACGACTCGCTTCGGGCCGCGGTTTCGAACAAGCTTAG
- a CDS encoding aromatic ring-hydroxylating dioxygenase subunit alpha, with product MNAKTMPVAAGSEPNAVDYAVYHSQAIFTAEQENIFRGQTWCYLGLEAELANSGDFRSTHVGNTPVVVTRATDGTIHAWVNRCAHKGATVCRSLRGNQADGAFVCVYHQWAYDATGALVGVPFRRGMKGVGGYQADFDPAEHSLERLRVESFAGMVFGTFSPAIAPLEDFLGPVMRKYISRVFQRPVKVLGYARQFMAGNWKLYSENSRDSYHGALLHLFYPTFGIYRQSQESAGELSEEGFHNVFTVSKPKGDVDYGSFGDEANREMQGEAKLQDERLLAFRPEIADDVGLHIQSIFPSVVVQQIQNTLATRQIVPHGTDRTELVWTYFGYADDDEETTRHRLRNLNLVGPSGLISMEDGEAVELCQQGTIGAEGKRSFVEMGGDDVRQYYAPMGMDENSVRGFWKGYLGLMGNALADLAAEGRA from the coding sequence ATGAACGCCAAAACCATGCCTGTCGCTGCGGGGTCGGAGCCGAATGCGGTCGATTACGCAGTCTATCACAGCCAGGCGATCTTCACTGCCGAACAGGAAAACATCTTTCGCGGACAGACCTGGTGCTACCTCGGCCTCGAAGCCGAGCTGGCCAACAGCGGCGATTTCCGTTCGACCCATGTCGGCAATACTCCGGTGGTGGTGACGCGGGCAACCGATGGCACCATCCATGCCTGGGTAAATCGCTGCGCCCACAAGGGCGCAACCGTGTGCCGCTCGCTGCGCGGTAATCAGGCCGACGGGGCGTTCGTATGCGTCTATCACCAGTGGGCCTACGACGCGACCGGTGCGCTTGTCGGCGTGCCGTTCCGGCGGGGGATGAAAGGCGTGGGCGGGTACCAGGCCGATTTCGATCCAGCCGAGCATTCGCTGGAAAGGCTGCGAGTGGAATCCTTTGCAGGCATGGTGTTCGGCACATTCAGTCCGGCCATTGCCCCGCTTGAAGACTTTCTCGGTCCGGTGATGCGCAAGTATATTTCTCGCGTCTTCCAGCGCCCGGTGAAGGTGCTGGGTTATGCGCGGCAGTTCATGGCCGGCAACTGGAAGCTCTATTCGGAAAACAGTCGTGACAGCTACCACGGGGCACTGCTTCACCTGTTCTATCCGACCTTCGGCATATACCGTCAGAGCCAGGAAAGTGCAGGCGAGCTTTCGGAAGAAGGCTTCCACAACGTGTTCACGGTGTCGAAGCCCAAGGGCGATGTCGACTACGGCTCGTTCGGTGACGAGGCCAACCGCGAGATGCAGGGTGAGGCCAAGTTGCAGGACGAGCGCCTGCTGGCATTCCGCCCGGAGATCGCTGATGATGTCGGACTGCACATCCAGTCGATCTTCCCGTCTGTCGTTGTCCAGCAGATCCAGAACACGCTCGCCACCAGGCAGATCGTGCCCCACGGGACCGACAGGACCGAGCTGGTCTGGACCTATTTCGGTTATGCCGACGACGACGAGGAAACGACCCGCCACCGGCTGCGCAACCTTAATTTGGTTGGGCCATCCGGGCTGATCTCGATGGAAGACGGAGAAGCGGTGGAGCTGTGCCAGCAGGGGACGATCGGCGCCGAAGGCAAACGCAGCTTCGTCGAAATGGGCGGCGACGACGTGCGCCAGTATTACGCGCCGATGGGCATGGATGAAAATTCGGTGCGGGGGTTCTGGAAGGGCTATCTCGGGCTGATGGGCAATGCCCTGGCCGATCTCGCAGCGGAGGGCCGGGCATGA
- a CDS encoding aromatic-ring-hydroxylating dioxygenase subunit beta — MSAAAEVAQVAQSAIDDFNAAYGLCLDDDRLEQWPNLFVDDCLYQVIARENVDNGLPAAVMYCDSRAMLVDRVVALRKANVFPEHFNRHLIGRAVITGVEGDEVSAEASYVVFQTRNDGETRIYNAGKYVDRFDLSGGTVRLKSRTCIYDTLRIATLLATPI; from the coding sequence ATGAGCGCTGCAGCCGAAGTAGCGCAAGTCGCGCAAAGTGCGATCGACGATTTCAACGCGGCTTACGGGCTTTGCCTTGATGATGACCGGCTCGAGCAATGGCCCAACCTGTTCGTGGATGATTGCCTCTACCAGGTGATCGCGCGAGAGAATGTCGATAACGGCTTGCCAGCGGCGGTGATGTATTGCGACAGCAGGGCGATGCTGGTCGATCGGGTGGTCGCGCTGCGCAAGGCAAACGTCTTCCCCGAACATTTCAACCGGCACCTGATTGGGCGTGCGGTAATCACCGGCGTGGAAGGCGACGAGGTTTCGGCTGAAGCCAGCTATGTCGTCTTCCAGACCCGTAATGATGGTGAAACGCGCATCTACAATGCCGGCAAATATGTCGATCGGTTCGATCTTAGCGGTGGAACCGTTCGACTGAAAAGCCGGACCTGCATCTATGACACGCTGCGCATCGCCACGCTGTTGGCGACCCCGATCTGA